In Arvicola amphibius chromosome 1, mArvAmp1.2, whole genome shotgun sequence, one DNA window encodes the following:
- the Fam174c gene encoding protein FAM174C, translated as MAPRTLLLLLLLFLPCAISGSTENSSWPAVPRNYTHAGPSGTGPTLLRLFYVITGLSGLISLYFLIRAFRLKKPQRRRYGLLTNKEEHEEMASLDSEEETVFETRNLR; from the exons ATGGCGCCGCGcacgctgctgctgctcctgctgctgttcCTCCCGTGCGCCATCTCGGGTTCCACCGAAAACTCGAGCTGGCCAGCTGTACCTCGCAATTATACACACGCGGGGCCCTCGGGCACGGGTCCCACGCTGCTCCGCTTGTTCTACGTAATTACCGGGCTCAGCGGCCTGATCTCGCTGTACTTCCTCATCCGGGCTTTTAG ACTCAAGAAGCCACAGCGAAGGAGGTATGGACTTCTGACCAACAAAGAGGAGCATGAAGAGATGGCGTCTCTGGACAGCGAGGAAGAGACTGTCTTTGAAACCAGGAATCTGAGATG
- the LOC119824951 gene encoding cold-inducible RNA-binding protein isoform X2, which produces MASDEGKLFVGGLSFDTNEQALEQVFSKYGQISEVVVVKDRETQRSRGFGFVTFENIDDAKDAMMAMNGKSVDGRQIRVDQAGKSSDNRSRGYRGGSAGGRGFFRGGRSRGRGFSRGGGDRSYGGGRFDSRSGGYGGSRDYYASRSQGGSYGYRSSGGSYRDSYDSYG; this is translated from the exons ATGGCGTCAGATGAAGGCAAGCTTTTCGTGGGAGGGCTAAGCTTCGACACCAATGAGCAGGCACTGGAGCAGGTCTTCTCCAAGTACGGGCAGATCTCTGAAG TGGTGGTGGTAAAGGATAGGGAGACCCAGCGATCCCGAGGCTTTGGGTTTGTCACCTTTGAGAACATTGATGACGCTAAGGACGCCATGATGGCTATGAATGGGAAG TCTGTGGATGGGCGGCAGATCCGAGTTGACCAGGCTGGCAAGTCTTCTGACAACCGGTCCCGTGGATACCGGGGTGGTTCCGCTGGAGGCCGAGGCTTCTTCCGCGGGGGACGCAGCCGGGGCCGTGGGTTCTCTAGAG GTGGGGGAGACCGAAGCTATGGAGGTGGCCGCTTTGATTCCCGGAGTGGAGGTTATGGAGGCTCCAGAGACTACTATGCCAG CCGGAGTCAGGGTGGCAGCTATGGTTACCGGAGCTCGGGCGGGTCCTACAGAGACAGCTATGACAGTTACG GATGA
- the LOC119824951 gene encoding cold-inducible RNA-binding protein isoform X1, with the protein MASDEGKLFVGGLSFDTNEQALEQVFSKYGQISEVVVVKDRETQRSRGFGFVTFENIDDAKDAMMAMNGKSVDGRQIRVDQAGKSSDNRSRGYRGGSAGGRGFFRGGRSRGRGFSRGGGDRSYGGGRFDSRSGGYGGSRDYYASRSQGGSYGYRSSGGSYRDSYDSYATHNE; encoded by the exons ATGGCGTCAGATGAAGGCAAGCTTTTCGTGGGAGGGCTAAGCTTCGACACCAATGAGCAGGCACTGGAGCAGGTCTTCTCCAAGTACGGGCAGATCTCTGAAG TGGTGGTGGTAAAGGATAGGGAGACCCAGCGATCCCGAGGCTTTGGGTTTGTCACCTTTGAGAACATTGATGACGCTAAGGACGCCATGATGGCTATGAATGGGAAG TCTGTGGATGGGCGGCAGATCCGAGTTGACCAGGCTGGCAAGTCTTCTGACAACCGGTCCCGTGGATACCGGGGTGGTTCCGCTGGAGGCCGAGGCTTCTTCCGCGGGGGACGCAGCCGGGGCCGTGGGTTCTCTAGAG GTGGGGGAGACCGAAGCTATGGAGGTGGCCGCTTTGATTCCCGGAGTGGAGGTTATGGAGGCTCCAGAGACTACTATGCCAG CCGGAGTCAGGGTGGCAGCTATGGTTACCGGAGCTCGGGCGGGTCCTACAGAGACAGCTATGACAGTTACG CTACACACAACGAGTAA